A genomic window from Agreia sp. COWG includes:
- a CDS encoding LLM class flavin-dependent oxidoreductase has product MKLSVLDLLPVRTNQTTADSVASAVSLAQCAERLGFTRFWVAEHHNMEAVAATAPPVLMAHIAANTSRIRLGSGGVMLPNHAPLTVAEQFSLLEAMHPGRIDLGIGRAPGSDPVTAYMLRGPRTEDSPVDTFPDDVETVAALLGSDDTPITDPFDREQQPGVVIPLRGRQYALRSTPRASSSPRVWLLGSSTYSAQLAAKLGLAFVYAHHFGQPGIESALAVYRREFQPSQALAAPLTFLTDNAVVAETHEEAMALALPQLITMARLRSGGALGPQLTVEEAKAETLNPMEEDLMADQLERWIVGTPDVAAERIRRLTERYEVDEVMVSAVASGYADEDRRENRGKQRTLELLARELLPQTAEV; this is encoded by the coding sequence ATGAAACTCTCTGTGCTCGACCTGCTGCCCGTTCGCACCAACCAGACGACCGCCGACTCCGTGGCCTCCGCGGTCTCGCTCGCGCAGTGCGCCGAGAGGCTGGGATTCACGCGGTTCTGGGTGGCGGAGCACCACAATATGGAGGCCGTCGCCGCCACGGCGCCACCGGTGCTGATGGCCCACATCGCGGCGAACACGAGCCGTATCCGGCTGGGATCGGGTGGCGTGATGCTGCCGAACCACGCGCCACTCACGGTGGCCGAGCAGTTCTCTCTGCTCGAGGCCATGCACCCCGGCCGCATCGACCTGGGAATCGGCCGAGCGCCGGGCTCCGACCCGGTGACGGCGTACATGCTGCGCGGCCCGCGCACCGAGGACTCTCCGGTGGATACGTTCCCCGACGATGTGGAGACGGTGGCCGCCCTTCTCGGCTCCGACGACACGCCGATAACCGATCCGTTCGATCGAGAGCAGCAGCCCGGTGTGGTCATTCCGCTTCGCGGCCGGCAGTACGCGCTGCGCTCGACACCGCGAGCGTCGAGTTCGCCGCGGGTCTGGCTGCTCGGGTCGAGCACCTACAGCGCTCAACTCGCAGCCAAGCTCGGGCTCGCGTTCGTCTACGCCCATCACTTCGGCCAGCCCGGCATCGAGAGCGCCCTGGCCGTCTATCGCCGTGAGTTCCAGCCGTCGCAAGCCCTGGCCGCCCCGCTCACGTTCCTCACCGACAATGCGGTGGTCGCCGAGACCCACGAGGAGGCCATGGCCCTCGCGCTTCCCCAGCTGATCACCATGGCGAGGCTCCGCTCCGGCGGAGCACTCGGCCCCCAGCTGACCGTGGAGGAGGCGAAGGCTGAGACGCTCAACCCCATGGAGGAGGACCTCATGGCGGATCAACTCGAGCGCTGGATCGTCGGGACGCCCGACGTCGCAGCCGAGCGGATCCGCCGACTGACGGAACGGTACGAGGTCGACGAGGTCATGGTCTCCGCCGTCGCCTCGGGCTACGCAGACGAGGATCGGCGCGAGAACCGCGGAAAGCAGCGCACGCTCGAGCTGCTCGCCCGAGAGCTGTTGCCTCAGACCGCCGAGGTGTGA
- a CDS encoding glycosyltransferase family 2 protein: MSAAIQLLIVVVPARDEERALPRCLDAIDAAIVELRRAGDSEHGSVPHVRVVIVLDRCVDNTRAIAEARAGVETVVSTAGQVGRARALGVEAVLLSTDVAADRIWIANTDADSAVPHDWLRHQLAAAQAGDVALIGAVRPDSEGLDDSRLSSYLADHPLRDDHDNVHGANLGVRADAYLAVGGFASVATGEDVRLVDALVARGLRLRSTSHGAVVTSSRLVGRAPDGYAAALHTSAV, from the coding sequence GTGAGTGCCGCGATACAACTGCTCATCGTGGTCGTACCCGCTCGCGACGAGGAGCGCGCGCTGCCCCGCTGCCTCGACGCGATCGACGCGGCCATCGTCGAGCTCCGCCGCGCGGGCGACTCAGAGCATGGCAGCGTGCCGCACGTGCGGGTCGTCATCGTGCTCGACAGGTGCGTCGACAACACGCGGGCGATCGCGGAGGCCCGCGCCGGAGTCGAGACGGTCGTCAGCACGGCGGGCCAGGTCGGCCGGGCACGTGCGCTGGGCGTCGAGGCCGTTCTTTTGTCGACCGACGTTGCCGCAGATCGCATCTGGATCGCGAACACCGATGCGGACTCGGCCGTTCCCCACGACTGGCTGCGTCACCAGCTCGCTGCGGCGCAGGCGGGCGACGTCGCCCTGATCGGAGCCGTGCGACCCGACTCGGAGGGCCTGGACGACTCTCGGCTGAGCAGCTATCTGGCCGATCATCCGCTGAGAGACGATCACGACAACGTTCACGGAGCGAACCTGGGCGTGCGGGCAGACGCCTACCTGGCGGTCGGTGGGTTCGCCTCGGTGGCCACCGGCGAAGACGTTCGGCTCGTCGACGCTCTGGTGGCGCGAGGGCTGAGGCTACGCAGCACGTCGCATGGCGCGGTGGTCACCTCGTCGCGCCTGGTCGGCCGGGCGCCGGATGGCTACGCCGCAGCGCTTCACACCTCGGCGGTCTGA
- a CDS encoding bifunctional PIG-L family deacetylase/class I SAM-dependent methyltransferase yields MVSFDHRDEGTPEAVWSAAEQWADVPVEGLHGVELLVVVAAHPDDESLGAAGLMAKAHSQGIAVTVVVATAGEASHPASPSHSPEQLAAIRRSELVQAVDEVAPGARIVLLGLADGGLREHVDELQRAIVAAIGGNDAALVVAPWRADAHPDHTSAGEAAARAVLAAPGARLLEYPIWGWHWATPDSVEWPWQRARTVELHATAAEAKARALGRHRSQVEPLSDERGDEPIVAPSFAAHFERPFETFFAPDDESDSAGRSSLARAYFDDFYEGKTDPWGFETRWYEERKRALTLAGLPRRRFASALELGSSIGVLTAELAARCDALLGTDIAEAPLAVARERLAGAPHVRFERRELPDEWPEGPFDLIVVSEVGYYLSRGRLESLIRRIATSLSPDGVVIACHWRHPVADYPLSGDQVHAALRRESGLERTGGYDDRDMLLDVFAPPGAPSVAQAEGLA; encoded by the coding sequence GTGGTGAGCTTCGACCACCGCGACGAGGGCACCCCGGAGGCCGTGTGGAGCGCGGCCGAGCAGTGGGCCGATGTGCCCGTGGAGGGCCTGCACGGTGTCGAGCTGCTCGTGGTCGTGGCCGCGCACCCCGACGACGAGTCGCTCGGGGCCGCCGGGCTCATGGCGAAAGCTCATTCCCAAGGGATAGCGGTCACCGTGGTCGTGGCTACGGCAGGAGAAGCGTCGCACCCCGCGTCGCCCAGTCACAGCCCCGAGCAGCTGGCGGCCATCCGGCGCAGCGAGCTGGTGCAGGCGGTCGACGAGGTCGCGCCGGGCGCGCGTATCGTGCTGCTGGGGCTCGCAGACGGCGGTCTCCGCGAGCACGTCGACGAGCTGCAGCGTGCCATCGTCGCGGCCATCGGCGGCAACGATGCCGCCCTGGTCGTCGCCCCGTGGCGGGCGGATGCGCATCCGGATCACACGAGTGCCGGCGAGGCAGCGGCACGCGCGGTGCTCGCTGCACCGGGCGCGCGGCTGCTCGAATATCCGATCTGGGGCTGGCACTGGGCCACGCCGGACTCGGTGGAATGGCCGTGGCAGCGGGCACGAACGGTCGAGCTGCACGCCACCGCGGCCGAGGCGAAGGCGAGGGCTCTCGGTCGCCATCGCAGCCAGGTCGAGCCGCTCAGCGACGAGCGCGGGGACGAGCCCATCGTGGCCCCGTCGTTCGCGGCGCACTTCGAGCGCCCCTTCGAGACCTTCTTCGCGCCCGACGACGAGTCCGACAGCGCCGGGCGATCGTCGCTCGCGCGGGCGTACTTCGACGATTTCTACGAGGGCAAGACCGATCCGTGGGGTTTCGAGACCCGCTGGTACGAGGAGCGCAAGCGCGCTCTGACCCTGGCCGGCCTCCCTCGGCGGCGGTTCGCGAGCGCGCTCGAGCTGGGGTCGTCCATCGGCGTGCTCACGGCAGAGCTCGCCGCACGCTGCGACGCCCTGCTCGGCACCGACATCGCAGAGGCCCCGCTCGCGGTCGCCCGCGAGCGGCTGGCGGGCGCGCCGCACGTGCGGTTCGAGCGTCGCGAGCTGCCCGACGAATGGCCGGAGGGCCCGTTCGACCTCATCGTCGTCTCCGAGGTGGGCTACTACCTTTCTCGGGGGCGGCTGGAGTCTCTCATCCGCCGGATAGCGACGTCGCTCTCGCCCGACGGCGTGGTCATCGCGTGCCACTGGCGGCATCCGGTGGCCGACTATCCGCTCAGCGGAGACCAGGTGCACGCCGCGCTTCGTCGCGAGAGCGGCCTCGAGCGTACCGGGGGCTACGACGATCGCGACATGCTGCTCGACGTCTTCGCTCCGCCGGGCGCCCCCTCCGTTGCGCAGGCCGAGGGGCTGGCGTGA
- a CDS encoding acyl-CoA dehydrogenase family protein, translated as MTTTECSTAHPSNGAGWRDRAREVGGEAGPAIRLALEIGEVAPLPGRGETTELFALLRDVASADLTAARIVEAHLDARAILAEAGRVPRAGGWGVFAAEGPGVRLDATEGGDGFTLTGTKPWCSVAGSLDRALVTAHTAPGHRRLFEVDLHAHGVTVREGGWAALGLSNVPSGPVDFDGVPAVPVGADDWYLERPGFAWGGIGVAACWLGGARGLASRLWAGATAPGREPDQIALMHLGAVDASIFAAQAVLDEAARLIDAGHAVGAGGKLLADRVRVVTASTVEDVLRRAAHSLGPAPLAHEADHARRVADLELYVRQHHAERDEASLGRRLLETNTPW; from the coding sequence ATGACAACCACCGAATGCTCCACCGCCCACCCGTCGAACGGTGCGGGCTGGCGAGACCGCGCACGTGAGGTCGGCGGCGAGGCGGGTCCCGCCATCCGGCTCGCCCTCGAGATCGGCGAGGTCGCGCCGCTGCCGGGACGGGGTGAGACGACCGAGCTCTTCGCTCTGCTGCGTGACGTCGCGAGCGCCGATCTCACGGCGGCCCGTATCGTCGAGGCGCATCTGGATGCCCGCGCCATCTTGGCGGAGGCCGGTCGCGTGCCGCGCGCCGGTGGGTGGGGCGTGTTCGCCGCCGAGGGGCCCGGCGTGAGGCTCGATGCCACAGAAGGCGGCGACGGCTTCACGCTGACGGGAACGAAGCCATGGTGCTCGGTCGCCGGCTCGCTCGACAGGGCGCTGGTGACGGCCCACACCGCGCCGGGTCATCGCCGCCTCTTCGAGGTCGATCTGCACGCCCACGGGGTGACGGTTCGAGAGGGCGGATGGGCTGCCCTGGGGCTCTCGAACGTTCCGAGCGGCCCTGTCGACTTCGATGGTGTTCCCGCCGTGCCCGTGGGCGCAGACGACTGGTACCTCGAGCGCCCCGGCTTCGCCTGGGGTGGCATCGGTGTGGCCGCGTGCTGGCTCGGGGGAGCGAGGGGGTTGGCGAGCCGCTTGTGGGCGGGTGCGACGGCACCGGGCAGGGAGCCCGACCAGATAGCGCTGATGCACCTCGGCGCGGTCGACGCGTCGATCTTCGCGGCGCAGGCGGTGCTCGACGAGGCGGCCCGGCTCATCGACGCGGGCCACGCCGTCGGCGCCGGGGGCAAGCTGCTCGCCGACCGGGTTCGGGTGGTCACGGCAAGCACCGTCGAGGACGTGCTGCGGCGTGCGGCGCATTCCCTCGGTCCGGCACCGCTCGCGCACGAGGCCGATCATGCCCGTCGTGTCGCAGATCTCGAACTCTACGTGCGCCAGCATCATGCCGAGCGCGATGAGGCCTCACTCGGTCGTCGGCTTCTCGAAACGAACACCCCGTGGTGA
- a CDS encoding CsbD family protein, with the protein MGLDDKIKNAGADIAGKAKEAAGKVTGNEQLEAEGKADQVGADAKKAGENVKDAFKH; encoded by the coding sequence ATGGGACTCGACGACAAGATCAAGAACGCTGGAGCCGACATCGCAGGCAAGGCGAAAGAGGCCGCCGGCAAGGTCACGGGCAACGAGCAGCTCGAGGCTGAAGGCAAGGCCGACCAGGTTGGCGCTGACGCCAAGAAGGCCGGCGAGAACGTGAAAGACGCTTTCAAGCACTAG
- a CDS encoding pilus assembly protein CpaE produces MITVELARSLRDAGLVWKPASGDRFSIDTPAFKADPAEIEVFTVSDMTIEAQHYPSGTILGFNGTTEWALDSVELHEALWWPREDQLRDMLRGSFVSLARTETAGGAEPQFTVQIVFRGEASSHSAPDAAVAYAHALLTLVAASSDAA; encoded by the coding sequence ATGATCACCGTCGAACTGGCCCGCTCCCTGCGTGACGCAGGCCTCGTCTGGAAGCCGGCATCCGGAGATAGATTCTCTATAGATACGCCGGCGTTCAAGGCCGACCCTGCCGAGATCGAGGTCTTCACGGTCAGCGACATGACCATCGAGGCCCAGCACTACCCGAGCGGCACCATTCTCGGATTCAACGGAACGACGGAGTGGGCGCTCGACAGCGTCGAGCTGCACGAGGCGCTGTGGTGGCCGCGAGAAGACCAGCTGCGAGACATGCTGCGCGGGTCATTCGTGTCGCTCGCCAGAACCGAGACCGCGGGCGGAGCGGAGCCGCAGTTCACGGTGCAGATCGTGTTCCGTGGCGAGGCATCGAGCCACTCGGCACCCGATGCGGCGGTCGCCTACGCGCACGCCCTGCTGACCCTGGTCGCCGCGTCCAGCGACGCGGCCTGA
- a CDS encoding amino acid ABC transporter ATP-binding protein yields MSPTDPLAVPDQPAAASGPLLTARGIRKSFGDVEVLKSIDLSVDRGQVVALIGPSGSGKTTVLRSLNGLETPEAGIVQFAGAAAVDFAASPGKRQLASLRDRSAMVFQQFNLFPHRTVLENVIEGPVQVQKRPKSEAIAEATVLLERVGLGAKKDAYPFELSGGQQQRVGIVRALAQKPQLLLFDEPTSALDPELVGDVLDVIRELATEGWTMVLVTHELTFASRVADQIVFMDGGVVVESGPPSSVLQNPREERTKQFLHRLLDR; encoded by the coding sequence ATGTCGCCCACTGACCCGCTCGCGGTTCCCGACCAGCCGGCCGCGGCATCCGGCCCCCTGCTGACGGCCCGAGGCATTCGCAAGAGCTTCGGCGACGTCGAGGTGCTCAAGTCCATCGATCTCAGCGTGGATCGTGGCCAGGTCGTGGCGCTCATCGGCCCCTCCGGATCGGGCAAGACCACCGTGTTGCGGTCGTTGAACGGCCTGGAGACGCCCGAGGCCGGCATCGTGCAGTTCGCCGGTGCGGCCGCGGTCGACTTCGCCGCGTCACCGGGCAAGAGGCAGCTCGCGTCGTTGCGCGACCGTTCGGCGATGGTCTTTCAGCAGTTCAATCTCTTTCCACACCGCACCGTGCTCGAGAACGTGATCGAGGGGCCCGTGCAGGTGCAGAAGCGGCCGAAGTCCGAGGCGATCGCCGAGGCGACCGTGCTGCTCGAGCGTGTGGGGCTCGGCGCCAAGAAAGACGCCTATCCCTTCGAGCTGTCAGGTGGCCAGCAGCAGCGCGTCGGTATCGTGCGCGCGCTCGCCCAGAAGCCCCAGCTGCTGCTCTTCGACGAGCCCACCTCCGCGCTCGATCCCGAGCTCGTGGGCGACGTGCTCGACGTGATCAGAGAGCTCGCCACCGAGGGCTGGACCATGGTTCTCGTCACGCACGAGCTCACTTTCGCGAGCAGAGTAGCCGACCAGATCGTCTTCATGGACGGCGGGGTCGTCGTCGAATCGGGCCCGCCCTCGAGCGTGCTGCAGAACCCCAGAGAAGAGCGCACCAAGCAGTTCCTGCATCGCCTGCTGGATCGCTAG
- a CDS encoding amino acid ABC transporter permease yields MNESLWDLLSRSLLPIVGGAITGTIPLAFVSFVLGLVIALAVALMRLSKVTVVSAIARVYVSIVRGTPLLVQLFVIFYGLPSIGILVDPWPSAVIAFSLNVGGYAAEVIRAAILSVPKGQWEAGYTIGMSRGQTLVRVILPQAARVSVPPLSNTFISLVKDTSLASLILVTELFRQAQEIAAFSQEFMALYIEAAVVYWVICLVLSSAQSVLEKRLDRYVAH; encoded by the coding sequence GTGAACGAATCGCTCTGGGATCTCTTGAGCAGGTCGTTGCTGCCCATCGTGGGCGGCGCGATCACGGGCACCATTCCGCTGGCGTTCGTCTCCTTTGTTCTGGGCCTCGTCATCGCCCTCGCGGTGGCGCTCATGCGCCTGTCGAAGGTCACGGTCGTCTCGGCTATCGCGCGGGTCTACGTCTCCATCGTGCGCGGCACGCCGCTGCTCGTTCAGCTGTTCGTGATCTTCTACGGGCTGCCGTCCATCGGCATCCTCGTCGATCCGTGGCCGAGCGCCGTGATCGCGTTCTCGCTGAACGTCGGTGGCTACGCGGCCGAGGTGATCAGGGCCGCCATCCTGTCTGTGCCCAAGGGCCAGTGGGAAGCGGGCTACACGATCGGCATGTCCCGCGGCCAGACCCTGGTGCGGGTCATCCTGCCGCAGGCCGCGCGGGTCTCGGTTCCGCCGCTGTCGAACACGTTCATCAGCCTGGTGAAAGACACGTCTCTGGCCTCGCTGATCCTCGTCACCGAGCTGTTCCGCCAGGCGCAGGAGATCGCCGCGTTCAGCCAGGAGTTCATGGCGCTCTACATCGAGGCCGCCGTCGTCTACTGGGTGATCTGCCTCGTGCTCTCCAGCGCCCAGTCCGTGCTCGAGAAGAGGCTGGACCGTTATGTCGCCCACTGA
- a CDS encoding amino acid ABC transporter substrate-binding protein: protein MKRTSTLVGLISLAAATALTLGACSSPASSTDGSSDGAKAEGNSLAAIQKAGVLTVGTEGTYKPFSYHEDGTGDLTGYDVEIITAVAKKLDVDVKFEETQWDAIFAGLEAGRFDVIANQVSINDERTAKYDFSKPYTVSPGVIVVKKDNTDISSFADLAGKTTAQSLTSNWYELAQKNGANVESVEGWAQAVALLEQGRVDATVNDNLTFLDYEKQKGDTGLKVAAETDDPSLSAFVFAKGNTELQAAVDKALDELRADGTLASISDKYFGSDVTQ, encoded by the coding sequence GTGAAGCGCACCTCCACCCTCGTCGGCCTCATCTCGCTCGCCGCAGCGACAGCCCTGACCCTCGGCGCGTGCTCGAGCCCCGCCTCCAGCACCGACGGCTCGAGCGATGGAGCCAAGGCCGAGGGCAACTCGCTGGCCGCGATTCAGAAGGCCGGTGTTCTCACCGTCGGAACCGAGGGAACGTACAAGCCGTTCAGCTACCACGAAGACGGAACCGGCGACCTGACCGGCTACGACGTGGAGATCATCACGGCGGTCGCCAAGAAGCTCGACGTCGACGTGAAGTTCGAAGAGACCCAGTGGGACGCCATCTTCGCGGGTCTCGAGGCCGGTCGCTTCGACGTGATCGCGAACCAGGTCTCGATCAACGACGAGCGCACCGCGAAGTACGACTTCTCGAAGCCCTACACCGTGAGCCCCGGCGTGATCGTCGTGAAGAAGGACAACACCGACATCTCGTCGTTCGCCGACCTCGCCGGCAAGACGACGGCGCAGTCGCTGACGAGCAACTGGTACGAGCTCGCCCAGAAGAACGGCGCGAACGTCGAATCGGTGGAGGGGTGGGCGCAGGCCGTTGCTCTGCTCGAGCAGGGCCGCGTGGATGCGACCGTGAACGACAACCTCACCTTCCTCGACTACGAGAAGCAGAAGGGCGACACCGGACTCAAGGTGGCGGCCGAGACCGACGACCCTTCGCTCAGCGCCTTCGTCTTCGCGAAGGGCAACACCGAGTTGCAGGCCGCTGTCGACAAGGCCCTCGACGAGCTGCGCGCCGACGGCACGCTCGCGTCGATCAGTGACAAGTACTTCGGCAGCGACGTCACGCAGTAA
- the cofG gene encoding 7,8-didemethyl-8-hydroxy-5-deazariboflavin synthase CofG, whose translation MTSGVAEPSLDEIRGALDRLESGAETTPIDAELLFSARGHELGRLLAVSARLRDEGLERSGRAGVITYSKKVFIPVTHLCQDRCHYCIFVETPAKLATKGKPIYMSPDEILEVARAGAAMGCKEALFTLGDRPENRWPVARQWLDEHGYASTIDYIRAMAKLVLEETGLLPHLNPGVMSWSELQLLRPVAPSMGMMLETTATRLWSEKGGVHYGSPDKDPALRLRVLDDAGRSKVPFTTGVLLGIGENNAERAEALFEIRASHERYGHIQETIVQNFRAKPRTAMQNEVDLALEEYVAAVAVARVVMGPDATVQAPPNLTDAKELGLLLRAGIDDWGGVSPLTADHVNPERPWPELDTLAGLTRDAGFELVERLTAHPPFVNAADEWIDPRIRTHLEALAAASGLAREDAPVEGRPWAAAADVRSDAGRPPRLSAETTAALNAAEASPASLSDAEYIELLGARGPDLDALTSLANDVRRDAVGDDITFVINRNIDSSLYGADPARGGLGLDSVLDLADEAADLGATELCIQGAIPQHMPATAYLDLVSAIHARRPELHLHAFRPTEIRDGADRLGLSLDEYLLELRTAGVDSVPGTGARILDDRLRGILSEHTDPPAERWISAMEAAHRAGLRSTASMVYGHLETPAEQLAHLRAIAAMQDRTGGFTEFIAMPFVAVDAPASVALQAGPGPDRRQSRALHAVARLILHGHIDHLQAAWTKLGLLGSQEVLGGGADDLGGLLLDGILDATAGAEAHRSLSIADMERTAAEIGRNARQRTTSYGEPTAAQLAHARRIDAPPATRLQLPISAVR comes from the coding sequence TTGACCTCTGGCGTTGCCGAGCCATCCCTCGACGAGATCCGTGGCGCGCTCGATCGCCTCGAATCAGGTGCCGAGACGACGCCGATCGATGCCGAGCTGCTGTTCTCGGCCAGGGGACACGAGCTCGGGCGGCTGCTCGCCGTATCGGCCAGGCTGCGCGACGAGGGGCTCGAGCGGTCCGGCCGCGCGGGCGTCATCACGTACTCGAAGAAGGTGTTCATCCCGGTGACGCACCTGTGCCAGGACCGCTGCCACTACTGCATCTTCGTGGAGACCCCGGCGAAGCTCGCGACCAAGGGCAAACCCATCTACATGTCGCCCGACGAAATTCTCGAGGTGGCCAGGGCAGGGGCGGCGATGGGCTGCAAGGAGGCCCTGTTCACCCTCGGCGACCGGCCCGAGAACCGGTGGCCCGTTGCACGGCAGTGGCTCGACGAGCACGGCTACGCGTCGACCATCGACTACATCCGAGCCATGGCGAAGCTGGTGCTCGAAGAGACGGGCCTGCTGCCGCACCTGAACCCCGGCGTGATGTCGTGGTCTGAGCTGCAGCTGTTGCGGCCCGTGGCCCCATCGATGGGCATGATGCTCGAGACCACCGCCACACGGCTCTGGTCGGAGAAGGGTGGCGTGCACTACGGCTCGCCCGACAAGGATCCGGCGTTGCGGCTGCGGGTACTCGACGACGCGGGCCGCTCGAAGGTGCCGTTCACCACAGGGGTGCTGCTCGGCATCGGCGAGAACAACGCCGAACGCGCCGAGGCGCTGTTCGAGATTCGGGCGTCGCACGAGCGCTACGGCCACATTCAAGAGACGATCGTGCAGAACTTTCGCGCCAAGCCGCGCACGGCGATGCAGAACGAGGTCGATCTCGCCCTCGAGGAATACGTGGCGGCGGTCGCCGTGGCGCGTGTGGTCATGGGGCCGGATGCCACGGTCCAGGCGCCGCCGAACCTCACCGACGCGAAGGAGCTGGGGCTGCTACTGCGCGCCGGGATCGACGACTGGGGTGGAGTGAGCCCGCTGACGGCTGACCACGTGAACCCCGAGCGTCCGTGGCCTGAACTCGATACTCTTGCGGGCCTCACGCGCGACGCCGGCTTCGAGCTCGTCGAGCGGTTGACCGCGCATCCGCCCTTCGTGAACGCCGCCGACGAATGGATCGACCCGCGCATCCGGACGCACCTCGAGGCGCTCGCCGCCGCATCCGGCCTCGCCCGCGAAGACGCGCCGGTCGAGGGTCGCCCCTGGGCTGCCGCGGCCGACGTGCGTTCCGATGCCGGCCGTCCCCCGCGCCTGTCTGCGGAAACCACCGCCGCCCTCAACGCGGCGGAGGCCTCCCCCGCCTCGCTCAGCGACGCTGAGTACATCGAGCTTCTCGGTGCGCGCGGGCCCGACCTCGACGCGCTGACGTCGCTCGCCAACGACGTTCGCCGCGACGCCGTCGGAGACGACATCACGTTCGTGATCAACCGCAACATCGATTCCTCGCTCTATGGCGCCGATCCCGCTCGCGGCGGCCTGGGCCTCGATTCGGTGCTCGATCTGGCAGACGAGGCAGCCGACCTCGGCGCCACCGAGCTCTGCATCCAGGGTGCGATCCCTCAGCACATGCCGGCCACGGCATATCTCGACCTCGTGAGCGCCATCCATGCGCGTCGGCCCGAGCTGCACCTGCACGCGTTCCGCCCGACCGAGATCAGAGACGGAGCCGACCGGCTCGGGCTGAGCCTCGACGAGTACCTGCTCGAGCTGCGCACGGCCGGAGTCGACAGCGTTCCCGGAACGGGCGCACGCATCCTCGACGATCGGCTTCGCGGCATCCTGAGCGAGCACACCGACCCTCCCGCAGAACGGTGGATCAGCGCGATGGAGGCAGCCCACCGCGCCGGCCTTCGCTCGACGGCCTCCATGGTCTACGGGCACCTCGAGACGCCCGCCGAGCAGCTCGCGCATCTGCGGGCCATCGCCGCCATGCAGGACAGGACCGGAGGCTTCACCGAGTTCATCGCCATGCCGTTCGTGGCCGTGGATGCTCCTGCTTCCGTCGCGCTGCAGGCCGGCCCTGGCCCCGATCGGCGGCAGAGCCGCGCGCTGCACGCGGTCGCCCGGCTGATTCTGCACGGACACATCGATCACCTCCAGGCCGCCTGGACGAAGCTCGGCCTGCTCGGCAGCCAAGAGGTTCTGGGCGGCGGCGCCGACGATCTGGGCGGTCTGCTGCTCGATGGGATCCTCGATGCCACGGCCGGGGCAGAGGCACATCGCTCGCTGAGCATCGCCGACATGGAGCGCACGGCCGCCGAGATCGGCCGGAACGCCCGGCAACGCACGACCTCGTACGGCGAGCCGACCGCCGCCCAGTTGGCCCACGCGCGGCGCATCGACGCGCCCCCGGCGACGCGGCTGCAGCTGCCCATCTCTGCGGTGCGATGA